The DNA window AGGCACATTTGTGAGGTGCTGCTGCTTTGACCGCCTGCCGTATGTCACTCAAACGCCGGTTGCAGAAAACATTGGAATGCCCATGCAATCCCTCTTCAATATTGGCTGTTCCCAGCTACTAGTTGAGATCGCCGTTTCTCGATAAGGGCGAGCCTATATAAATCGACGAAAGAAGCCTCGATGAAAATTTATGTTTCAGGAAGTGAAGCTGAATCAGGGTTGATCACTTTTTCGGAAACTGATTTCGGAAGGAAAAAACAACAGGGGGGCGAGAGATTTACGGTGACAGCCTCAGTTGAAGATTTTACATGTCGATTTGAACCGCTATACGCGAGATGCATCGCGGAATTGATTCGTGATGATGAGATCACCGGAGAATTTCACCCGCCTTTTTCAGGGGCTGCGCGATACCCTGAGCTCGATGAATTCTTGGGCATGGCTCAGCATCAGCGCATGGAAATGATTGATACATATTTTGTATTTGATATTCTTCGGCTTTATATTGGTGAGGATTTGTCGGATGCGGATGTCAAGTGGAGTGTCAGCAGTCTCGATTCTTTGAGCCTGGAAGACGGGATTTTATCTCTCAGCGGACGACTCGTGAAGAAAACGCAAAGCCATGAATATCCGGAGTGATGCTGGTCTTACAGGGCAACCTCCGCGATGAATGGGCCGGCATGAGCCGGCCCGGGATCAACTTTGCTGCGTATCCGTACTCGTGCCGAGACCCTTGGCCAGCACGTCCGCCACGGTGGCATTCAAGTCCTGCCCCGTCTCGGCGGACAACGCCTGCAGCTGCTTCACCAGCTCGCTGTTAAGCTTGACCGCGAACGGCACCAGCCCGAGCGCCTGATCCCGCTTGCGCTGCTCGCGCTTGTCGACGGCGGGTGCGGCGGCATTGCCGAAACCGGCGCCGGCCGGGCCCGCTATCTTGCCCATCAGTTTCTTGGCATCGGCTTTCGCCAGGGCGGTTTTTTTCATCTTGTGATCCTTATCGTTATCGTTCTGCAGAGGGCTGCATTCTACGCGCTGGCCGCAGCCGGCGGCACGCGATGATCGTGGCGGTCACGGTGAGCGCCAATCCGCCTGCGCTGAGCAGGATGAGCACTGCAATGCGCAGCCAGTTCACGGCCAGCAGCGCCGGCAGGTCCCAGCTGTGCAGCAGGTTGAACAGCCAGCGGCCCGTGCGCTGCGACCGGTCGGTGCACAGCCCGAGCTGACCGGTGCGCAGGTCCACATGCACCCAGGTCGCCGACGGATCGGCGAACACCACGCGCAGCGCCGGCAGGCGCCGTTCGTCGGCGCCATACATCGAGGCGGCGTCGCGGGCGTAATACCACGCGTCGTAGCTGGCCAGCCGCTCGAATGACGCCACCGGATACGGCAGCACCCTGGCCGCGGCGCGGCGCAGCTTCTCCTCTGGCCAGGTGTCGGCCACCGTGAAGCTTGCACCGGCCGCGCGAACGATGCGTGTGTCGTTCGCGCCATCGCGCGCCAGGATGAACGGCTCCCCATCGAACACGCGCCATTCCAGCTCACGGGCCGCGAAGCCTTCGCGTGCAAGCAACACCAGTGCATCGGCAACCCGCAGCGGCAGGCGCAAAACCGCCGGCGTGCCGCCCTGCATCGCCGCGACCTCGGGCTTCACGCCCTTCGCATCGAAGATGCCGGCCGGGTTCATCGACATCAACCCGCTGAACACCCACGTGCACAGGATGGCGCCGAAGGCGAGGCCCAGCATGTGGTGCCAGCGCATGGCCGCGTCGCGATACGGCGTGCGCGCGCCGCTCTTGTAGCGGCCATTGAAACGCCAGCGCCAGATGCCGTTGACGATGCCGGTGACCGACGTGAACACGCCGACGGTGGAGAGGGCGATCAGCGTCCAGGTCCACACGGGATCCGTCGGCTGGTTCTTCAGCATGTACAGCCAGTGCAGCCATGCGCCGGCGAAGTTCCACCAGCGTTCCGCGCGCGGGGCATCGAGCACCACCTGGCCCGTGGTGGACGACACGTAGACGCGTGTCGAAGCCGCGTCGCCCAGTTCCACGACGTGCAGCGGCCGGTGCGGGTTCAGCCCGCGCGCGTGCGTCCAGCGGTCTTCGTACACGGAGCCTTCGTACCGCGCAGGCGCGCCAGCCGCGAAGGCGCTGGCGGCATGCACCGCCTGCGCCGGATCGACGGCGGCGTGTTCCCGGCCAGTCATGGCATCGACCGCGGTCCGGGCCCCGGTGGCGCTCTGCAGCACGTAGTACGGCGTACCACCGATCGATGTCAGCGCCAGCGCTTCCACGGCGCCCATGCGGCTGTTCTCGATCGCCAGTCCGGGATCGATGCAGCAGCCCGGCCGCGCCAGCGCGGGCAGGGGGGGCAGGCGCTCGGCCGGCGTCAGCTTCGGGTAGCCGACGAACAGCATCACCATGCCGCTGGCGAACCACAGCGCCATCAGCACGCACATGCCGATGCCTGTCCAGCGGTGGATCAGGTAGATGGCGCGTTTCATGCGACGTTACCGTTCACGCCGCTTAGAACCGGTGATCCACGATCAGGTCAACCTTGCGGTCCGGCCCGTAGAACCACTGCTGCGGCATGTAGTAGGCCGTCGTGAAGTAGCGCTTGTCGAACACGTTCGCAGCACGCAGCGTCACGCGCGTGCGCGACGTTGCCTTCCAGCGCAGCGACAGGTCGGTGACCGTGTAGGCCGGCATCGTGAGCGTGTTGGCGTTGTCGGCATGGCGCTTGCCCACGTGGCGCAGGCCGGCGCTGGCCGTCCAGGCGGGCAGGAGGTCCCAGGCCAGCCACACATTGGCCAGGCGCCGCGGCACGTCGGGCGGCGTGTTGCCGGCGCGGGAAACCGCCTTGCCACCCACCGATTCGCTGAAATCCTCGAAGCGGGCGCGCAGCAGCGAGGCATTCGCTTCGATCCGCCAGCCCGGCGCCAGCGCCGCCGCCACCGTCGCCTCGATGCCGCGCGACGAGCGCTCGCCCACCTGCAGGCTTTGCGCCGGGTTGGCCGGGTCGCGCGTGAGCAGGTTGTTCTTGGTGATGTCGTAGAGGGCGAGGGTCCATTCGCCGCCGCTCGCGAACGCATGTTTCACGCCGACTTCGAGTTGTCGGCCGCTGGCGTTGTCGAACCTGCTGTTGCTGGTCGAGAGGAATAGCAGCGCGCCGATCGGATCGGCCGCCTTCGCATATTGGCCATAGAACGCCAGCGCCGGCGTGGCCTGGTACACGGTGCCGAGGCGCCAGCCGAAGTTGGTGAACGTGCGGTCGTAGGCCTGCCACTGCGCCACCAGGTCGTCGCGGCGCAGCGCCGCGTGGTCATAGCGCAGGCCCGCCAGTACCGACCACTTCTGTGTCAATTGCAGCTTATCCTCGGCGAACAGCGCATATTGCTTTGCCTTGGTGCGGTAGCGCGGGATCGTGGGCATGGGACTGCTGAAATAGCCGGGAACGGGATCGACCAAATCCACGGAAGGCGCGCTGCCGACATACGTGTTGTTCGTGTGCGTGAACGTCGACGCGTTGATGTCGAAGCCGGCCGACACCTGGTTGTCCATGCCGAGCAGCCTGCCCTTGATGGCCATGGACGTGGTGTTTCCCGTCTGCGACTGGTCGTGGTAAATCTCCGTGGCATCGGCGCGGTCGAGCAGGCCGGTCGCCGCGTTGTAGTAATAGCCTTCCACGTCGCGCCAGTGGCGGTCGCTGCCAATGCGGTAGAAGCGGCTGCGCACGGTCGTGGCGTCGTTCGGCTGCCAGTGCACCAGCACGTCGGTCCAGCGGTCGTCGAACTGCATCACGCTGTCGGCCACGTTGTAGTTCTTCTTCGCCAGCGCGGGCACCGGCTGGCCATCGACGAGCGGCGTGCCGAAGTAGCGCATGGGTTCCTGCCTGCCACGTGCGGTACTAACGCGGATGTTCAGTTCCGGCGACACGTCGAACCGCAGCGCGGCGGAGATGGCGCGGTTGCTGTGTTCGCCCATGTCCACCCAGCCGTCGGCGCGCTCCATGCTGGCGTCGATCCGGTACGACCAGCGTTCGTCGATGGCGCCGCCGCTGCCGAAGGCCGCGCGGCGGCTGTGTTCATTGCCGATGCCCAGCTGCAGCTCGTGTTCCGGTGCGCCGCGGGTCGGCTGCTTCGGCACCACGTTGATCGCGCCGCCGATCGCGCCATCGCCATGGATGACGGAGGCCGGGCCACGCAGCACCTCGATGCGCTCGACCGACCAGGTGTCGAACGGGAATGTCAGTCCGGCGCCGCCATACTGGCGCATGCCATCGTACAACCGCATGACGGATGTTGTGTCCGTGAAGCCGCGCGCCGCCACGGACGAATTGCCGTTGCCGGGGTGCGGCATGGCGCTGACGCCGGGCGCGCGGGTGATGGCGTCGAGCAGGTTGACGTCGCCCCGTTCTTCGAGCTGGCGGCGCGTGATGATGTCGATGCTGGCCGGCGTGTCGAAGCGGCTCAGGCCGAGGTTCGAGCCGGCGGACGCCTGCGCGTCCAGGCCCCCGTTGTCGGCGCGTGCGGTAACGAGCACGGTGGGCAGCGTAGCGTCCTGCGCGGTGGCGGCGCCGGGCAGGGCGATGATCGCCAGCAGGCAACAAGGGATCGTGTGATACGGGAAAAGACGGGGCGCGCCGGCACCGGCGCGATGGTTGCGAAGTTCATGTGGGTTTTGCTGTCAATGACCGGTTGCCGCAAGTGGCGGCAGGACTCGGCGGCCATGGGCCGCCGCAGGCGTTGGATCGATCAGGCCAGCAGGGGTGGGCCGCGCGGCTGGGCGGCGGCCCAGGTGAACAGCGGAGTAGGGGAGTGGTAGAACAGTGGCGGTCGCGGCGCGGCGATCTCGCCCGGTGCAACGGCAAGCACCGTGCCGGGCAATGCCGGCGTGTCGGCCTGGAGCCGGCACCAGGCGCAGTCATCCATGTGACCCATGCGCTTGTCGTCCGGCTCGACCATGCCCGCGGCAGCCATGGCGGCATCGCTCATGGCCGCATAATTCATGCCGCTGGGCGCGCAGATCTCGGCCATCATGATGTTCCCGGCCCGGTCGCTCGCCAGTGCGCGCGAGACCGATGGCATCAATGCGGCTGCCAGGACGGCGATGAAAGCCAGCCAGGTGAAGCATGCGCGCCATTGTCGGGTCTTGAACATGCGGGCATTCTAGCAGCGCGGCGGGATCGTCGCGCGGCAGTCGTGCAGGCGCGTGCTCAGGCCTCGTGCGACTGCCGGCCCATCGCCAGCGCCACGGCGACGCCCAGCGCGCACGGATACGCTCACCTGTTCTCTTCTCCTGTCATGGGACGTTGTGCCGCGGCGGCCTGTTCATCGTGCTTCAATTCATCCCACTTGCTGCTCGTGACGTAATCGACGATCTGCGCGACGGTAGGCTCCGGCAAGGCATGAAAGCGTGCGCCGTGGCGGTACCTGCCGCCTTCGGTCACCCGGCTGTACACGACCTCGACGGGCGACACATGTTCCACGGCGCAGCCTGGGAAACAGAAATGCAGCGTGTACGCCTGGCCGGCCTGCAGCGCGGCCCCGGTGACGAAGCCGACACCCATCCGCGCGATATCGACGATCTGCACCGGCAGGTGCGCGGTGCCCGCGCCGGCGGTGAGGAATGCGTCGACCTTGAGCAGCCTGCGAACATGGGCGCGCCTTGATTCATTGAGGTCGGTGGACATACGGTCTCGGGGTGTTGGTGAATGCTTGCCAACTGGCACGATCGATTGTGCCAGAATTCGTCGCCCGGCACGGTCGAACGCGTGATGGCGAATTTTCGGCGCACGGCAGATGATGCTTGCTTTTTGTATGATGCTTGCTCTTTCACACCGTTCGGCTAAAGTGCTCGCATCCCCCTTGACAGGAGTGTGACCGATGAAACGTGTTCTCGCTGTCCTCCTCACCCTTGGTGCCGCCGCCACCGCCTTTGCCCATCACGGCTGGAGCGAATACAACGCCGACAAGCCGCTGACCCTGACGGGCACGATCACCGAAAGCGGCTATTCGCAGCCGCATGGCCACGTATCGCTGAAAACGGCCGACAAGACGTGGCATGTGGTGCTGGCGCCACCGTCGCGAATGGAAAGCCGTGGCTTGCCGAAGGAAGCGCTCGCATCGGGTGGCCAGGTGACGGTGCTGGGCTACCCGCACCGCAGCAAGGCCGATGAACTGCGGGCCGAGCGCATCACGGTCAAGGACAAGACGACCGAACTGCGCTGATGGAGGCGGGCTGGCTGTCGGTTCTCGCCGGCTGGCTGGCCGCCACGCCCGTGGCGGCAGCCATGCGCGACGGCGTGTGGCTGTACCCGGTCGTCGAGACCGTGCACATCGCCGGTTTCGCGATCCTCGTGGGCGCCGTGGTCCTGTTCGACCTGCGCGTGCTGGGCTGTGCGCGCAACCTGTCCGTGCGGGCGCTGGGGGCGCACCTGTTGCCGTGGGCGGCGGCCAGCCTGCTGCTGATCGTGCCGGCCGGCCTGCTGCTGTTCGCCAGTCAGCCCCGCGACTTTCTTGCCAATCCCGTGTTCGCATTGAAGCTGGCGCTGATCGCACTGGCGGGCGTGAATGCCCTTGTATTCCACATCGGCGTCTACCGCGGCGTGTCCGCGTGGGACGTGGCAATGCCCGCGCCGGCGGGCGCGCAAGCGCACGCGGCCCTGTCGATGCTGGTGTGGTTTGCCGTGATCGCCTGCGGCCGGTTGCTGGCCTATACCTGAGGGTTGCCCTGTCCGGAACCGGCCAGTTTCTTGTCGAGGTATGCGCGGGCGATCCGGGCGCCGCCCTCGGCCGCCGCGGCCTGGGTGGCGAATCCCTGATCGGCAGGAAAGCGGTCTTGCCAGGTATCCACGTGCCCCTTGATGATGATCGTGCACAGCCACTGGTGGCCATGCACCGCTGTCGTGTCTTCGTATTCCTCGGTGCGGATGGTGTAACCCAGGTATTCGAATTCCATCGTCGGTTCCTTTGTGAAAAGCGCAATGTAGCATCGCGCTTCGCGGGGCGCCGCGCGCTTATACTGGCCGCCAACCACACAGGAGAAAACCATGAAAATCGCGGCAATCTCGGATATCCACGGCAATCTCGGCGCACTGGAAGCGGTGCTGGCCGATATCGAACGGCGCGGCGCGACCGTGACGGTGAACCTGGGCGATATCGTGTCCGGCCCGCTGCAGCCGCGCGAAACGGCCGAGCGCCTGATGGCGCTGGACATGCCGACGATCGCCGGCAACCACGAGCGCCAGGTGCTGATGCACGTGCCGGAAAAGATGGGCGCTTCGGACCGTTATGCCCACGAGCAGATCACCGAGGTGCAGCGCGCCTGGCTCCATTCGCTGCCCGCCACGCTGCGGCTCACGGATGACGTGCTGCTGGTGCATGGCACGCCAACGTCGGACATCGTGTACTGGACGGATACGGTGCTCGAGACGGGCCGCCGCCCGGCCACCTACGACGAAGTGCGGGAGCGCGCCGGCAATGCGAGCGCATCGCTGATCCTGTGCGGCCATACCCATGGCCCGCGCAGCGTGCTGCTCGACGATGGCCGGCTGGTCGTCAACCCCGGCAGCGTTGGCCTGCAGGCCTATAACGACGACAGGGGCTTCCCCAACAAGGCTGAAAACCTGACGCCGCATGCGCGCTATGCGATCGTCGAACGCACGCCGGCCGGCTGGCAGGTCGAACACATCGCCGTGCCCTATGACTACGAGTTTGCCGCGCTGCTGGCCGAGAACAATGGCCGGCCGGACTGGGGCCACGCACTGCGCACGGGGCGCATGCCGGCGTAAGTGCAGGCCGAATACTGCGGCGTAAAAACTTCCAGCAGACCCGCGCGGGCATGAAAGCGCGGCGCTAGCCGAGGACCTCGGCTGAAACTTCCAGCCATGCCCTTGCAGCATGCGAGAGATAGCGGCCGTTGCACACGTGGGCCACCTGCCACGGCAGTTCCGGCTCGACGATGCGCACGGCCTGCAGCGATTCGTCGGCCAGCCGGTCGATGAATGGTTCCGGCAGCAGGGCCACGCCAATGCCGGCGGAGGCCATTTCCACCAGCCAGTCCCACTGGCCGCTCTGCGCGGCCACGGTCGGTTCGAAGCCGGCCTGCGCGAAGGCCCGGCGCAGCGTGCGGGTCAGCGCGAAGTCGTCGGTCAGCAGCACCAGCGGCAAGTCCTTCAGGGCGGACAGTTTCAGCGTGCGCCGCTGGCGCTGGAACGTGCCGCTGGCCGCCAGTGCCCAGATCGGGTAACTGGCCACGGGCAGCGTGTCGACGGACAAGCCGGCATCGGCCGGCAGCACCGTCATGCCGATCTCCAGCTCGCCATTCGCCACCAGCCGCTCGACACCGGGGCCGGTTTCCTCGCGCAGCACGAGGGCGATGTCCGGATGACGCTCGCGGAAGGCTTTCAGGACCGGCGTGAACAGCAGGTTGATCATCGGCGGGATGCCCACGGTGAGTGTGCCGCGGCGCACGGCCTGCACGTCGCGCACCTCGGCCGCCAGCGTGCGCATCGTGGCCAGCATTTCCTGGCCGCGCCCGTAGACGACGCGGCCCGTATCGGTCAACCCCAGCCGGCGGCCGTCGCGCACGAACAGCGGCGTGCCCAGTTCTTCCTCCAGCTGGTGCACCATCTTGCTGATCGTCGACTGCGTCACGTGCAGCAGCTCGGCCGCCTGGGTAAAGCTGGACAGGCGGGCGGTTTCAACGAAGTAGCGCAGGGAGCGGATATCCATGAAAAGAGGGTGCGCAAGCACCATGAATTTTGCGAATGGAAGCCGTGAATATAAGTCATATTCTCCATGAATGGCGACCCTATACTCCGCTGATCGAATAAAGAACAGTGGAGGACACCATGGTCGATCACAAAGTGGCGGAGCGCATCCGCCGGCCCGAGCTGCTGGCCCGCATCCAGTCCGCCGGGCAGGCGGCAAGGCTGTTCGAGCCCGGCATGACGGTGGGCATGAGCGGCTTCACGAAGGCCGGCGATGCGAAGGCGCTGCCGCGCGCACTGGTCGAGCGGGCCCGCGAACGGCCGCTGGACCTCACGCTGATCACGGGCGCCTCGCTGGGCAACGACAGCGACGGCATGATGGCCGACGCTGGGGTGTTCCGGCGCAGGTTGCCGTTCCAGGCCGACGCATCGCTGCGCCGCAAGATCAACACCGGTGAAGTCATGTTCATCGACCAGCACCTGTCGGAAACGGCCGAGCAGCTGCGCAGCGGCGCGCTGCCGGCCATCGATATCGCCGTCATCGAAGCGTGCGCGATCCGCGAGGATGGCGCGATCGTGCCCACGATGGCGGTGGGGAACAGCGCCAGCTTCGTGCAGGGTGCACGGCACGTGATCGTGGAACTGAACCTGGCGGCGCCGGCGGCGCTGGAAGGGCTGCACGACATCTACGTGCCGCGCCCGCGCCCGGCGCGCGAGCCGATTCCGCTCACGCATCCGGGCCAGCGCATCGGCGCCACCGCGATCGCCGTCGATCCCGCGCGCATCGCCGCGATCGTCGTCACCGACAGCCCGGACAGCCCGTCTTCCGTGCTGCCGCCCGATGCGGGAACGGATGCCATCGCCTGCCACGTGGTGGCGTTCCTGGAAGGCGAGGTGGCGGCCGGTCGCATGGGCCCCGAATTGCTGCCGCTGCAGGCCGGCATCGGCACCATCGCCAACGCCGTGCTGCACGGGCTCACGCAGTCGTCGTTCCGCAACCTGTCGATGTACTCCGAAGTGCTGCAGGACAGCGCGATCGCCCTTCTCGATTCGGGGCAACTGGCGTTGGCGTCGGCGTCGTCGATCACGCTGTCGGCGCCGGTGCGCGAGCGCTTCCTGGCCAATCTCGACAAGTACCGCGACTGGATCGTGCTGCGGCCGCAGGAAATCAGCAATCACCCGGAGATCGTGCGCCGCCTCGGCATCATCGGTCTCAATACCGCGCTGGAATTCGACATCTATGGCAACGTCAATTCCACGCACGTGGGTGGCACCAGCATGATGAACGGCATCGGTGGCTCCGGCGATTTCGCCCGCAATGGCGAACTGGCGATCTTCGTCAGCAAGTCGGAGGCGAAGGATGGCGCCATTTCCAGCGTGGTACCGATGGTCGCGCACGTGGATCACACGGAACACGACGTCGACGTGCTTGTCACGGAATGGGGCTTTGCCGATTTGCGCGGCCTGGCGCCGCGCGAACGGGCGCCGCTGATCATCGAGCGCTGCGCGCACCCGTTCTACCGCCCGCAATTGCGCGACTACTACGAGCGCGCGCTGCTGCGCGGCGGCCAGACGCCGCACGTGCTGGAAGAGGCCTTGTCGTGGCACGAGCGCTACCGGACTGCGAAGCACATGCGCGCTGCCTGATCGCTTCCCTGGCCCAATAATGGGCCAATGAGCGGGCCAATGAGCAGGCCAATGAGCGGGCAAGCGCGCACCGCAACCTCGCTGTAATTCTCTCCAATTCTCTCCAATTTCAACGATATCCGCGCATCGCCGGAAAACGTTGCAAAATTGCCTCGTATTTTTTATGTCCCTGCAGCGCTCCCGGGCTCCGCTGTGGCAAGATTATTCCCCGTCACTCGCTCATCGAGTCGCCGCGCGCCTGGGACGATGCATGGGAACCGGTCATCATCGCCGCCACGCGTGACGCGATCCGCCAACCGACGTCAACCATCGAGGATGCCCATGAACGCAATACTTGACCATGCCGCGCCAGGAGCGCACACCATTGTTGGCAGCGCCAACGGTACCGAGCTGCTGGCGGGCGGTATCGGCAACGACACGGTGACCGGCGGGGCCGGGAACGACATGCTGCAGGGCGGGCGCAGCGATCGCGGCATGTGGACCTTCACGCTGGCCGGTACCGGCACGCTGGGCGCCTCGCACCAGGCGACGATGTCCGGCCCGGCGCAAGCGGTGGCACTGGCGGAGCTGGATGGCGGGGCCGCGGGCCTGGCATTCCTGGCGGCGCCTCAGGCAACACTGGCCGAGGTGGCGCTGCTCTACCAGGCGGCATTCGACCGTGCACCGGACATCGCGGGCCTGAACCATTGGATCGGGCAGGGCGCCACACTGCAAGCCGTGGCCAGAGGCATCATGATGTCGGCCGAGTGGACGGCGGATGGCGATACGACATCTTCCGACCTGGCTTTCGTGAGGAAGCTGTACCAGCGGGTACTGGGCCGCGAGGGCGACGATGCCGGCGTGGACTACTGGGTGTCGATGATGGGCAGGTTGGACAGCAGGGGCGACATCATGCTGTCGCGCGCCGATGTGTTGCTGGAATTCGCCCTGGGCAGCGAGCACCGGGCACGGTTCGCGGACGGTATCGTCGTTGCGAGCGACACGGTCATGCGGGAAAACGGCTGGATCGGGGGCAGCGGGGACGACCGGCTCGAAGGCGGCGCGGGCAGTGACTGGCTGGCGGGAGGCGATGGCACCGATACCGCCGTCTTCTCCGGCCGGGCCGCCGATTACCGCCTGCACGTGCTCGATGGCGGGCATGTGGTGCTGGGCGCCGGTACGGAAGCGGACACGCTGGCCGGCATCGAAAAGGCCGAATTCGCCGATGGCACGGTCGACCTGTCGTTCACGCAAGGTGGCCAGGTCGAGACGCTGGGCTTGTTGTACCAGGCGGTGCTGGACCGCGACGCTGACCTGGCCGGCATCGGCTGGTGGGCTGGCGAGGACATGCCGGCGGACCAGCTGGCGGCAGCTTTTGCCGCATCGGCGGAATTCCGCGAACGCTACGACTCCCTCTCGAACGATGCATTCGTCGAGGCGCTGTATGCCGCCTCGGACCTGGATGAAACCGCCGCCAGCGGCACCGCGACCTGGCTGGTTTACCTGCAGTCGCACAGCCGTGCCGAACTGGTGGGGGCATGGATCGGACAGGCAGACGTAATCGATGCCCAATTTACAACGGTTGGCCTGTGAGAGTGGGAGATGCCGGGATCTCCCATTAGTAATAGCTATTGCGCTGATTTAATTAATTGGCTTTCCCAATGGGTGGCGTGGCCGTAAAATTTCCTCACGTTCACACCACACAGGAGCCAATCATGAGCCAGCCGCCAATCACCACCGCATCCGGCATTCCCGTTGCCGATAACCAGAACTCGGCCAGCGCCGGCTCGCGTGGTCCGCTGCTGCTGCAGGATTTCCACCTGATCGAGAAGCTGCAGCACTTCAACCGCGAGCGCATTCCCGAGCGCGTGGTGCACGCCAAGGGTTCGGGCGCGTATGGCACTTTCACCGTCACGCACGACATCTCGAAGTTCTCCAAGGCGAAGCTGTTCTCGGCGATCGGCAAGGAAACGGAAACGTTCTTGCGCTTCTCCACCGTGGGCGGCGAAAAGGGCAGCGCCGACACCGAGCGCGATCCGCGCGGCTTCGCGGTGCGCTTCTATACCGAAGAAGGCAACTGGGACCTGGTGGGCAACAACACCCCCGTGTTCTTCCTGAAGGATGGCATCAAGTTCCCGGACTTCATCCACACGCAGAAGCGCGATCCGCAAACGAATCTGAAGTCGGCCACGATGATGTTCGACTTCTGGAGCAAGGCGCCGGAAAGCCTGCACCAGGTGACCACGCTGTTCTCCAGTCGCGGCACGCCGGATGGCTACCGCCACATGCACGGCTTCGGCAGCCACACCTATAGCCTCATCAACGATACCGGCGAACGCGTGTACGTGAAGTGGCACTTCCTCACGCAGCAGGGCATCAAGAACTTGACCGCCGCCGAGGCGAGCCGGCTCGCCGGTGCAGACCCGGACTACGCGCAACGCGACCTGTTCAACGCGATCGCCCGTGGCGAATTCCCGCGCTGGACCGTGTCGATCCAGGTAGCCACCGAGGCCGAACTGGCCGCATGGGAGCAGCGCACCGGCTGGAACCCGTTCGACCTCACGAAAGTGTGGCCGCATGCCGACTTCCCGCTGCAGCAGGTGGGCGTGCTGGAACTGAACCGCAATCCGGTCAACTATCACGCCGAAGTGGAGCAGGCCGCGCTGTCGCCATCGAACGTGGTGCCGGGCATGGGCTACTCGCCGGACAAGATGCTGCAGGCCCGCCTGTTCGCCTATCACGATGCGCAACTGTACCGCGTGGGCACGAACCACCAGTACCTGCCGGTGAACGCGCCACGCTGCCCCGTGCACAACCAGCAGCGCGATGGCGCGATGGCGTTCACCAATGGCGGCGCCGAGCAGAATTACCACACGGTGCAGGCGGGCGGTACGGGTGTGACGGGCCTG is part of the Pseudoduganella lutea genome and encodes:
- a CDS encoding catalase; amino-acid sequence: MSQPPITTASGIPVADNQNSASAGSRGPLLLQDFHLIEKLQHFNRERIPERVVHAKGSGAYGTFTVTHDISKFSKAKLFSAIGKETETFLRFSTVGGEKGSADTERDPRGFAVRFYTEEGNWDLVGNNTPVFFLKDGIKFPDFIHTQKRDPQTNLKSATMMFDFWSKAPESLHQVTTLFSSRGTPDGYRHMHGFGSHTYSLINDTGERVYVKWHFLTQQGIKNLTAAEASRLAGADPDYAQRDLFNAIARGEFPRWTVSIQVATEAELAAWEQRTGWNPFDLTKVWPHADFPLQQVGVLELNRNPVNYHAEVEQAALSPSNVVPGMGYSPDKMLQARLFAYHDAQLYRVGTNHQYLPVNAPRCPVHNQQRDGAMAFTNGGAEQNYHTVQAGGTGVTGLGNGEPALAVNGPAGLYDPRGTDDDFTQAGNLFRVLDAAEQQNLFDNLAGPLSQVSDEIIQRQLGHFDKADKAYGAGVRAALKARGRNVD
- a CDS encoding DUF4214 domain-containing protein translates to MNAILDHAAPGAHTIVGSANGTELLAGGIGNDTVTGGAGNDMLQGGRSDRGMWTFTLAGTGTLGASHQATMSGPAQAVALAELDGGAAGLAFLAAPQATLAEVALLYQAAFDRAPDIAGLNHWIGQGATLQAVARGIMMSAEWTADGDTTSSDLAFVRKLYQRVLGREGDDAGVDYWVSMMGRLDSRGDIMLSRADVLLEFALGSEHRARFADGIVVASDTVMRENGWIGGSGDDRLEGGAGSDWLAGGDGTDTAVFSGRAADYRLHVLDGGHVVLGAGTEADTLAGIEKAEFADGTVDLSFTQGGQVETLGLLYQAVLDRDADLAGIGWWAGEDMPADQLAAAFAASAEFRERYDSLSNDAFVEALYAASDLDETAASGTATWLVYLQSHSRAELVGAWIGQADVIDAQFTTVGL
- a CDS encoding acetyl-CoA hydrolase/transferase family protein; translated protein: MVDHKVAERIRRPELLARIQSAGQAARLFEPGMTVGMSGFTKAGDAKALPRALVERARERPLDLTLITGASLGNDSDGMMADAGVFRRRLPFQADASLRRKINTGEVMFIDQHLSETAEQLRSGALPAIDIAVIEACAIREDGAIVPTMAVGNSASFVQGARHVIVELNLAAPAALEGLHDIYVPRPRPAREPIPLTHPGQRIGATAIAVDPARIAAIVVTDSPDSPSSVLPPDAGTDAIACHVVAFLEGEVAAGRMGPELLPLQAGIGTIANAVLHGLTQSSFRNLSMYSEVLQDSAIALLDSGQLALASASSITLSAPVRERFLANLDKYRDWIVLRPQEISNHPEIVRRLGIIGLNTALEFDIYGNVNSTHVGGTSMMNGIGGSGDFARNGELAIFVSKSEAKDGAISSVVPMVAHVDHTEHDVDVLVTEWGFADLRGLAPRERAPLIIERCAHPFYRPQLRDYYERALLRGGQTPHVLEEALSWHERYRTAKHMRAA